One Panicum virgatum strain AP13 chromosome 9K, P.virgatum_v5, whole genome shotgun sequence genomic region harbors:
- the LOC120650630 gene encoding zinc finger BED domain-containing protein RICESLEEPER 2-like, which yields MDDMEEYTVKDDLRVCGLPADDDDDDLTAGAEALFGSSVAPINVDAPDDADAGAGGDGVVASATQTPASTPTASTTNNILLKRARSGAWNEFEPIFETLPSGKQVRIAAKCHHYNHVLSARSASGTGHLLRHQTQCVKKAKHAALVQSCIQFNGDGSVTGWQYKPDVARRELCRLISRLDLPLGFGYEEAFEEYIQCAHNPCFSRVSRQTTTRDLEKYFLERRTTLIDSLHSVTSVCLTSDIWSGNAKEDYLNVVAHFISADWELEQRVIGLRLIDCSHNGVNIAERVESVVHEFDLTDKIFVVTFDNASSNSRAMSKLIPMFVGYFGPDPTPLDNVNRENDNALRGLLHQRCACHIINLIVKSGLKRIKSYLEAFRTAISYLNSSNQRIGEFHNYCIVKGVKPRKFGLDMDVRWNSTYLMLKHLIPYKGTFPTFIAANYGLVNGEPLLSEGHCAVAKKIMEFLGIFYESTVALSGVYYPTSPLILHHILEIACHLHARETDPLLMSILTPMKLKFLKYWQNIPLLYSFAFVLDPRAKMRGFHNVLQLLSQAVGVDYSNYFTEVRAELYKLYNKYENKYGAVRLQRPSNISGSSGKKNAWGKIYGAAGTSPSSTALASTSSPAVFVPLVSELASYLDSDIVTCFDDDFDILIWWHEHKLTYHILSILAKDVMSVPVSTVSLESCFSLTGRVIE from the coding sequence ATGGACGACATGGAGGAGTACACCGTCAAAGATGACCTCAGGGTGTGTGGCCTGCCCgcggatgacgacgacgacgacctgaCTGCCGGCGCTGAGGCATTGTTCGGTAGCAGTGTTGCTCCGATCAATGTCGATGCCCCTGATGATGCCGACGCTGGTGCTGGAGGTGATGGCGTCGTCGCGTCGGCGACTCAGACGCCGGCCTCGACGCCTACTGCTTCTACTACCAACAACATCTTGCTGAAGCGTGCCAGGTCTGGTGCCTGGAACGAATTTGAGCCGATCTTTGAGACCTTGCCCTCTGGCAAGCAGGTACGAATCGCTGCCAAGTGCCACCACTATAATCATGTTCTGTCTGCTCGATCTGCTTCTGGTACTGGACATCTGCTCCGTCACCAGACGCAATGCGTCAAGAAAGCTAAGCATGCTGCTTTAGTGCAGTCTTGCATCCAGTTCAATGGTGATGGTTCAGTCACTGGTTGGCAATACAAACCCGATGTTGCTCGGAGAGAGCTGTGCCGGTTGATTTCTAGACTTGATTTACCTCTTGGTTTTGGTTATGAAGAAGCATTTGAAGAGTACATTCAGTGTGCTCACAATCCTTGTTTTTCTAGAGTCTCTAGACAGACCACTACTAGAGATTTGGAAAAATACTTTCTTGAGCGTCGTACTACTCTAATTGATAGCTTGCATTCTGTTACATCTGTTTGCCTCACTTCTGACATTTGGTCGGGCAATGCTAAGGAAGACTATCTTAATGTGGTTGCTCATTTTATTTCTGCTGATTGGGAGTTAGAGCAGAGAGTCATTGGGCTTAGACTCATTGATTGCTCACATAATGGTGTTAACATTGCTGAACGTGTTGAATCTGTTGTTCATGAGTTTGATTTGACAGATAAAATCTTTGTTGTGACCTTTGATAATGCTTCTTCTAATTCCAGAGCTATGTCAAAGCTCATTCCTATGTTTGTTGGTTATTTTGGTCCTGATCCTACACCACTTGACAATGTTAACAGAGAAAATGACAATGCATTGCGTGGACTCTTGCACCAGCGATGCGCATGTCACATTATAAATCTCATTGTCAAATCTGGTTTGAAAAGGATCAAGTCTTATCTTGAGGCTTTTAGAACTGCAATCTCTTATTTGAACTCTTCTAACCAACGCATTGGTGAATTTCATAACTATTGCATTGTTAAGGGGGTTAAACCTCGCAAGTTTGGTTTGGATATGGATGTGAGATGGAACTCTACCTATCTCATGCTCAAGCATCTCATACCATACAAGGGCACTTTCCCGACCTTTATTGCTGCTAATTATGGTTTGGTTAATGGTGAGCCACTACTCAGTGAAGGTCATTGTGCTGTTGCTAAGAAAATCATGGAGTTTCTTGGAATTTTTTATGAATCAACTGTTGCTTTGTCTGGTGTTTATTATCCAACTAGTCCTCTGATTCTACATCATATCCTTGAAATTGCTTGTCATTTGCATGCCAGAGAGACTGATCCTTTGCTCATGAGCATTCTGACTCCTATGAAACTGAAGTTCCTCAAGTATTGGCAAAACATCCCTCTTTTGTATTCCTTTGCTTTTGTTTTGGATCCAAGGGCTAAGATGAGAGGATTTCATAATGTTCTCCAGCTTCTTTCTCAGGCTGTTGGTGTTGATTATTCTAATTACTTCACTGAGGTAAGAGCTGAACTGTACAAACTATATAACAAGTATGAAAACAAGTATGGTGCAGTTAGGTTGCAGAGGCCCTCCAACATATCAGGATCATCTGGTAAAAAAAATGCTTGGGGTAAGATATATGGAGCTGCTGGTACAAGTCCCTCTTCTACTGCTCTTGCATCTACATCTTCTCCTGCTGTATTTGTGCCTCTTGTTTCAGAGTTGGCTTCCTACTTGGACAGCGACATTGTCACCTGCTTTGATGATGATTTTGACATATTAATTTGGTGGCATGAGCACAAACTGACATATCACATTCTGTCCATACTAGCAAAAGATGTTATGTCTGTTCCAGTTTCTACTGTCTCTTTGGAATCTTGCTTTAGTCTCACTGGCAGGGTGATCGAGTAG